One genomic window of Amphiura filiformis chromosome 3, Afil_fr2py, whole genome shotgun sequence includes the following:
- the LOC140148739 gene encoding spermidine synthase-like — MENGKELIVDGWFTEHWDEQNWSLMVEEVLYHEKSKFQDILVFKSKTYGNVLVLDGGIQCTERDEFSYQEMIAHMPLNCHQNPKHVLIVGGGDGGVLREVLKHDEVETVTQVEIDEKVVEVCKKYFPTMACQYNHPKLRLHFQDGIEFVKNSKNMFDIIINDCTDRDLQDESSGSNPLFQLPYWKNLKQALRPGGIIIQQEESVFFHLDLIKKGFEMCRSLFPVVNYASAYIPSFCGGQGFRLCSSNPDVDFKEPIHKWSFEERKKRSLRYYNQNVHKAAFVLPEFADQALYPDDDFNKQ, encoded by the exons atggaaaatggaaaagAGCTTATCGTAGATGGTTGGTTCACAGAGCACTGGGATGAACAGAATTGGTCTCTAATGGTGGAGGAAGTTCTCTATCATGAGAAGAGCAAATTTCAGgatattttagtttttaaaag CAAAACCTATGGGAATGTCCTAGTATTGGATGGCGGCATTCAGTGTACAGAGAGAGATGAATTCAGCTACCAGGAGATGATAGCACACATGCCTCTCAATTGTCATCAAAACCCAAAACAT GTGTTGATagttggtggtggtgatggtggtgtatTGAGGGAGGTACTGAAGCATGATGAAGTCGAAACGGTCACACAAGTTGAAATTGATGAG AAAGTGGTTGAGGTTTGCAAGAAGTATTTCCCAACCATGGCCTGCCAGTACAATCACCCCAAACTACGACTTCATTTCCAGGATGGCATAGAATTtgtcaaaaacagcaaaaatatgTTTGACATCATCATAAATGACTGCACAGATAGAGACT TACAAGATGAGAGTAGCGGCAGCAATCCCTTATTCCAACTACCATATTGGAAGAATCTGAAGCAAGCATTACGTCCAGGTGGCATTATCATACAACAAG AAGAGAGTGTGTTCTTCCACTTGGATTTAATCAAGAAAGGATTTGAAATGTGTCGTAGTTTATTCCCGGTAGTTAACTATGCATCTGCCTACATACCAAGCTTCTGTGGAGGACAGGGATTCCGCCTATGTAGCAGTAATCca GATGTGGATTTCAAGGAACCAATACATAAATGGTCATTTGAAGAGAGAAAGAAACGCAGTCTACGCTATTACAACCAAAATGTACACAAGGCAGCATTTGTTCTCCCAGAATTTGCTGATCAG GCACTGTATCCAGATGACGACTTTAACAAGCAATAA